The following DNA comes from Ammospiza caudacuta isolate bAmmCau1 chromosome 7, bAmmCau1.pri, whole genome shotgun sequence.
AGGAGCTGGTCGGGCAGCAGAAGTgactggagcagacagtgtttgtgatgagctgcagaggagctgagcccaggggctgttggccaaggccgaggcccaaggagcatttcgcagctggcagggcggcctgagaaggggagggggggatgcagcagcacaggacccatggaaccaagggaccattgtgacactgtggaggcctgtgacaccaagggaccatggtgacactgtgcggcctcatggaatcacagagagcactgtgacattgctgggcctcatggaaccaagggggGCATACTGACGCTGTATGGCTCCATGGAATatagggatcattgtgacactgagaggcctcatcaaaccaagggtccattgtgacactgcagggcctcatttAACCAtggaggccattgtgacactttggggtgtcaTGGAACTAAGGGGCCATTTTGACACCATGAGACCCAATGGAGCCAAAGGTCtattgtgacattgcaaggcctgatggaatcatggagacacCATTAAGACACTTTtcagcctcatggaaccaaggggccattgtgacactgaggggcctTGGGGAAgcatggagaccattgtgacactatgaggcCCCATGGAATAAGCAAATCATTGTGATACTGTGAGGCTTCATCAAACCAGTAAGACCATTGTGACCCCGGGGGTCCCCACAGAACCAAGAGTACCATTGTGATACTCTGGGGCTTCATGAAACCAAGagacctttgtgacactgcagggctgtgcaggactAAAGCTCCAGGGTGGCTCAGAGGGGCCTCCTGTcatcaatggtccattgtgacactgcggagCCAAAAAAGACCATTGGGACACTGAAAACCCTGAggtccaaaggtccattgtgacattgcaaggctTATGGTACAGAAGCATCACGTGACATTGTGAGGCCTGGGGAaccacagagaccattgtgaccctgcaaggcctcatggagTCATTGgtaccattgtgacactgaggggcattatgacactgcagggccccatggGTCCAAGGCACTATTGTGACATTATGGGGCATCgtaaaaacaaaagaacatggaacaggtctggctggcttggCCTCCCAGGGACCACCAAACTGGTCCAGCTAACGTTTGCAGGTTGAGGgtctcttctcatctgctgctgaaacaatggggctctgtgctttccttgccatggaaaagaactgtccctctcctccaggcacccATGGATGGCAGTGGGAGTTCCACCTCCAACATTGCCTgttgtgacagactggaggagattgttggtGGAAACATTTagtgtgtgggggaggaaggggcaggtccagccttgccctgccctggaaccccaatccccccagagcctctatcccagcctagcagtgtctgccagtgcctggcacagcacaggcaatgctccacagccacctctgtagcccccagcccagctcctgagggagaaaatgagcccaagtcccacctgggggaagggcccagggagACCAAGGGGTATTTAAGGATGACAagaaggcaagcacacatcttgaccctacatcctcttggaatttcaatctgaacactgctggaatccaggagttggtacCTCTCTTTGTGCTCCTCTctattttttttgcctttctctctttctgtcctctccttttatttctgtaCTTTTGACAATTTGAGTAATGTAAAATTCAAATAGCTTAGAGTTTGTGAAGTTGGCCAAGTCAGTGCTTTAAGAAGTGTTCTGTGTTGATTGAATGTTGTATTAAACCTGTTGCTAAAATTTCTTTAATTATCTAAAGTTCCCAGTAAAGGCTGTTTGGTTGTTTGGAGCTCCTGAGAAGctcttgttggtatttctccAGTGCATCCACCTCAGAGGACACAAAcaattgtaattccttttaaatgtctcattAAGAGAATTGTTTGGGAGATGGGGTTTCAGGGCTTTTGTGTCcggcttggcacagcccaggcagggctttcccagccacattccacactccatttcccagctggagccgctggtgcctctgagttgtgctgccccagccccagggacgctctccttgtctgcccattcccccacggtctctgggcagggatggcctcagtgggggctgctgacatcctcagcaacttggaggctgctgctgaattttcctgctccagaggcttgttcagccttcagctcttcagtgcgggaattcagtgtcccagggctcattaacattaAGAACACCTTGAAAAGCCAAGCTTGTGGGagtaatttgattttcattttcaaatcttttgtgATTAATTAGATGAATTCCAGTAGTGTATTCAAACTAAATAGATTCTATTTAAAAACACAGTGAGAAAAGATTTCTTACCTcaaatttagggtttttttccctgtcaatTTATTGATGTATGCAGTCTCCAGctgacactgaatccaagtacctcctcatgcagtttgaatggatatgaaaatcaagacccttcatggctgacaatcaatcagactctgtccctacccccaccccaccattttccccatccaagccctggcactcagagcagccttgtgcaaatctgagctccctccagccaaGGCTGCActtgcagctttcagctccttggctctaactcccacctgctttcttTGGAGAAGGAACTGCCCGaggcacagagggatgttcatttatTGTCAGCCAACAAACCCATGGGAACCgaggtgtgtgctggaattcaatgccctccccatcccacagcagccctgcatttccctcctgcagccttggtctccagcacagccatggaggctctttgggctctggaTTGTTGCTACAGTCCCCAAGgaaagctgagctctgcctttggcacagtcaggcctggccagcgcaggccatgctcagcaactgcttgtgtgtgcctggccttggTGTCAGCCCCGGCAGTGGCTGCATGGCCCCTTTGcggccctgtgctggcccagccatggtggcccagcccctgtgcaggcccagcccaggccaggagcattgcggctgggaacggcccctgtgccgtggtgcccacagcagccttggggctctgtgccctatggcctccctgctgggcagcctctgccagctcctgcagagcccgtggcacctgtggggctgcacagaccgccctgccctgggctctgccggcctctgggccagcagagcggcagccagggctggccatggccgggaacaggccctgagccccacaggaggatggagctgggccacagccaaactcagcccaggccaaagctggactcagcagccagggctgccaagggctgggcacagaggctggcactgacaaatgtcctgggccccctccctgctctgtccacgccaccaagggcacagagcagcctcctctctgggccacttgcctgtttgcagtgccttgcacaggcgctgaccctgccccacaaggcctggcctgagtcctgcccctgcacgctcagccaggctgagatggacactgatggtttctgggccaggctctctgagcccaacccagctccctgcaagctctgccagctgccctgagctctgggcagcaccgagggcactgctccccagcccagcccagccagctctggccccacagctctgctcagaccaggctgctctgggcactgccccacggcctcagcccctggcaagggcacagcagcagctgaagctgctacaggactcagccccagccatgggggaaggtgcttggccaaggccaaaggaggctccctggctgccctgctcccctcgggctgaggtgctgagagctctgcagcccctgctgccatcccatctgcccagggcagcacaagagccccggccttggggctctcaagagctgctcctgctccaggcccagggcccgtgccaaagctggggcagccacaaagctgtgcccatttctgttcatttctgcTCTGAAGGGGATGAATCCTCAGCCACTTGAAGGCTGCTGATGAATTTTATTACTCCACaggcctcttctttcttgagctctTCATTTCAGGAATTTAGTGACAAATgctcataaatatttttgcaaaacgcttgaaaaagaaaagccccTTGGAATAATTGAAGTTTTCAATTCTTCTGTGGTTAATTAGATAGATTACAGAAGTGGATTCAAAGTGAATATACTATgttgaaaaaaatgcagagataactgttttttcctgtttagtGTTCATTTCCTGACTATAAATTTTTATCAGCTATGTCCAATTGGTATTCATCTCTAGCACCTTCTAATGCAGTctgaatagatatgaaaatcacgattcttcatggctgacaatcaatgACACTTTGCCCTCACCCtctccccaccatttcccttATCCAACCCCTGGCACTCCTATGGGTCAGGAACGGTGTGGCTGGGAGGACCAGGACAGTGATGTTCCCGCTGTTCTTGGCACTAGTTGGGCAGCACAATGTTAGgccacaggctgcccagggaggtgggtgAGTCAccaaccctggaagtgtttaaggaaagacatTGATGTGGCGCTCACCGCCATGCGCCATGGTCTTGGTGGCAAGGTGGCCTTGGATCCCAGGCTGGACTTGGTGCTCTCCAAGGTCTTTTGCAGTCTGGTTGATTCTCTGATGattgtgacagtgcagggccctggggaagcaaggggccattgtgacactgggggcCTGGTGGCACTAAGAGGACCATGGTGACATTGTGTAAGACATGGCAGCACATagccaaggggccattgtgacactgtggaatCAAGAAGAGCATTgctgtgtggtgtttgtgaggtgctcaggatgaggtgagagatgagaatctgactccatgttctcagaaagctgatttatattatattatattatattatattatattatattatattatattatattatattatattatattatattatattatattatattatattatgcttTTCAAAAACTGTactttagaaaaagaagaatacAGACAGAgggcttaacaagaatgataatgaaaactcacTACTGACTCCTCAGGGTCCAATACAGTTGGTAGTGATTGGTCAttagttaaaacaattcacatgtttggataaacaatctccagaccacattccagagaagcaaaacacggagaagctgaggcttctcatcttcccaggagaagaaatcctggcgaagggaattttcagaaaatatcacattGACATTGCTGCACTGCCAGATCTCATGGAACAAACGGTCCattgtgacagtgcagggcctTGGGGGACCAAGGGACATTGTGGCACTGCAGCGGCCCAAGGATCCAAGGGACTTTGTGACAGCAAGGGGTCCCACGGAACCAAaggaacattgtgacactgggaggcctcatggaaccctGGTAACACCAAGTTGTCTGGGAGTGTGGATCTCCTGGAGgataggagggctctgcacagggtcCTGAACAGGCAGGATCCAGGGCCCAGATCCAACAATGTGAGGGTTAAGAAGtccaagtgccaggtcctgtactttggtcacaacaacccctgcagcactacaggctggggacagagtggctggagagcagccaggcagaaagggacctgcagagACTGATGGACAGCAAGCTGGACATGAGTCAGCAGTGTGCCCGGGTgaccaagaaggccaatggctcctggccttgatcaggaatggtgttgccagcaggagcagggcagggattcttcccctgtgctcaggacTGCTTGGGCAGCGCCTTGAGcgctgtgtccagttctgggccccacAATTTAGGAGGtacatggaggggctggagcacgtCCAGAGAAGGGCCGCAAGGCTGAtgaggggtctggaacacaagtcctgtgaggagtggctgagagagctggggttgtttatcctggagaagaggaggcacAGGGGAGACAAGaaagtgtcagggcacaggttggacttgatgatctccaaggaCTTTTCCAACCatgctgattctgggattctctgaaaccacccttggagcagttgcacgatgagccctgggcctcaTCTTCAGGAGCTCCATcagcccaggttgctcagcttctcctgccagccccaaagcccatcctgtcagtcctgcagagcctctgcagctcctcctcattgcccagaacacagagccccagaggcagacacagcagcccagatgtgcccccctggcctggggtgtctctggcaagggagcagcaccaggcactgcaggagcctgcagacaattcctgcagcacttgaaGGATGATCCTTCTCCCCAGTGGACGTTCCCATGGGggcaagtcaggaactgcaatggggagtggggccagagaggaaagggcaaccagggatgggctgtttgcaggggagggaacaggggtgggcaagaggaagaaatttgtataagggaagagtaaagaaagcaaaggggAAGCataggaaatgctcagggcactttgggggtggctgccaggcagccctttctctgagcaacagcatctgcagtgggacaggaaactcccagctgatgggaacaaactttctggctgagtgcagaggccaggacaaagctgagtggtttccctggtgtcccccagcccttgctggccccaggggctgatggcatttgtgctccctcaggttcatgtccccacaccaacagcatgggggtgctaaccctgctctgtgcaatgcaaacaggggctgctgagccattgctgccgtgtctgtgcctgcaaggatggggcacctgtgtgagctggaggagaagccagggctgcagaggggggatgttgttggaagctccatgaggacgctctgggacgctgccctgggctgtccagcgcactggggatggatcagcccttgctctgctgctccttcccatctcccccagggcccttgcagagccccagccatgctgtttgcccccagcctgcccacagccagcctggggctgctcatggGGCTTTTCTTTactgagcattggcctgggcgtgttcttgagagagcctgggcaaggagcctggagcccccagggcctgggctgaggcgtcagcgctgccccgGCAGTGCCcatgggctgtccctgctgcagccccagcactgccactcccagggctgtgccaaccccgagagcactcaggccctacagcaacaccagggccaccagggcagcggggcagggccacggcagcagcactggcaacaccaagtgctgctgctgctgggcacagctgctgggccagcgctgatctgcccccagctctgcacacagacattgctgctgcagctccagagaaggtaacaaaagggcatctctgcagaaaactctgctgggacATCCTTTAGTTCATTTAAAGCcactgagagcacagcccctcattgacacagtctgtgggcacagggaaggtggaaagaaacaaaatgagaaatgtcagaagaaatgaaattttttgtGGTCAgtataaaaaaagtaaaaatacaaacacaaccaaacccaaaataacttttaaagaTGAATTTGATTATAAGTTATTTGCAGAAATGAATCAGCAGTTTAATGTTCCTGAaagcatccagtcatcagtttccacactgcagccttgagctccttgttcctcaggctgtagatgagggggttcagggctggaggcaccaccgagtacagaactgacagggtcagatccagggatggggaggacataGAGGGAGGTTTCAGGTTCGCAAATGAgccagtgctgaggaacagtgagaccacggccaggtgagggaggcaggtggaaaaggctttgtgccgtccctgctcagaggggatcctcagcacggccctgaagatctgcacataggagaaaacaatgaataCAAAGAAACCAAATATTAAACAAACACTAACAGCAAGAAATCCCAGTTCCCTGAGGTAGGATTTGGaacaggagagcttgaggattgggggaatttcacagaagaactggcccagggcgTTGCCATGGCAcaagggcagggaaaatgtattggctgtgtgcagcagtgaatagacaaaggcactggcccaggcagctgctgccatgtgggcacaagctctgctgcccaggagggtcccgtagtgcaggggtttgcagatggacacgtagcggtcgtagcacatgatcGTCAGGAGGGAGAAATCTGCTCCagtaaagaacagaaagaaaaagagctgagcaaCACATCCTGTGTcggagatgttcctggtgtcccagagggaattgtgcatggctttggggacagtggtgcagatggagcccaggtcagtgagggccaggttgagcaggaagaagaacatgggcgtgtgcaggtggtggccgcaggctacagcgctgatgatgaggccgttgcccaggagggcagccagggtgatgcccagcaagaggcagaagtgcaggagctgcagctgccgtgtgtctgccaaagccagcaggaggaagtgcctgatggagctgctgttggacattccTTCACTCTGGGCATAGTGAACTGTTGAAAGAAGACACTGACAAGCTTGGACAGATTTCCTTGAGTCCATCCTATGCTCTTTCATTAGGAATCCCCTCAAAATATTTATCTTGTTTTGAaggaaattttctttaatttctttatttttgattttggATTTCTGCTCCTTCTGAGTTACTGCTTTATCTTCAGCATTGCTCTCAGGCTGAacactggggagcccagagggaAAACAGGCTCGCTGTGCCCCAGTGCAGTCAGACCTGCTGGTCCCACACAGGTGCCCTTTGTTCATTTAACCTGTCTCTATTTCAGCATGATCGCACTTAAATCTTTCTTGAAAAATACAGTGGACTCTTGGAATTCtccagtttaaaaataattttatccaaacccttctctctttccctatGCAGCTTAACAGGATGGGATACCAAGGGCTGGtctggctctctgctgcctggagttGTGCCTACTGGGAGCTGTTTCTCTCTATCCAAGCCTTGTCCCTGCatgtgctgccacagcccagcccagccctggaggctcagctctgccctgcagacccctcccagcacagggcactgcccaggggcatCTCCCTGGAAGCAGGGCCTTAAGGGCAGGCCAGAcaaacagagatgctgcaagccaaggagctgctgctgctgtctgtaggGAGAGGGGAGTAAGGAGGCACTTTCTGACAGAGATCTGAGGCCCATCTGCTGATGCCCAGGCTGACAGTACAGGAGTCTCAGTGACACAGCCAAAGCTTacagcccctttcccttccctttaggagaaagctgagagcagccctggccatgcagcaccatctccagagcaggaggaatctGCCCTGATGGAGGTGGCTCCTTCCACCTCCAACTCCTCCCCTGCAGtgtccatggggagctgccaggcaggctgagagctgcctctggcaggtggcacatgccctgggctgtccaagagccctgagggctgcaggagctgctctgcaggacagccctgggcagccctggctgcagccccagcttcacCCCGtgcagctgtccctggcagcaggagccgtcctgccctgtccctgtgatggtgcccagggcagccctgctctgcagcacatcctcctcctcctcctcctccccctcctcctcctcctcctcctcctgctcctgtgccacagagaaaCTGGGATAGTCCTCCTGACACAtcccccaggctgtggggtgCGCTGGCTTCAGGGgatccctccaggagcacaggggacaTTGCCCTGCACGCACACACTCAccatgcacagggctgtgaagaTCTTTCCCCAAGTGAAATCTCAGCTCAATGTCTTCCCAATCCTGATTGCCTtcagcctgtctctgcctggctcctgtcccctcagtgcctgcaggcagagccctcagccctgctgggctgggagaggagctggccctgggaagagctcttcctttaaagctcagcagtagacacagcacaaggactttaatgagcccCTCAGGGGTTTGgtgttgtttacatcaaactCAGTCCCTGAGAGAGCGTTTTAAATaacttctcaagaactcaaagTTAAATTGAAATTCAAAAGTTTCTAAAAGTTTAATAAGTCTCTCTGAGAAAGTGCCCCaggttccagttagagcagaacactggaggcagtgaggacagctggggacaaacaaggccaaggtgtctctggtgctgagcaaagctggatgtgttgcaggaatgcaaagggccaaggcctgagccccagcccctggccaggcagatcctgtccctccctccttgctcagggctcttcccgggatgggcactggcatgtggggatgtgcaatggcaagggcaggagcatggggcggcccctgccaggctgctgagcagggacaaggaggcaatgaggccccaggtctgcaagggtcacttgtctcctgctcctgcctcagtgctttcctttttatggaaaacaatcctctctccttcccaggcACCCATTGTGGGAAAACAGGACTCCCATACTACTAACCAGTATGGTTAAGCAGAAGCCATTTATTGTTTACATAATGCACTTATTCATTCATTCTAACCCTACTGCATACACTGATCAGGCTCTTCTTCATTGGTGCCTATCTCTTGTCCATGTGTTCTGCACACACTTCCCAGAGTATGTGACTGGTTACAGTTCAGGTGGTACACAGCCCTCTGTTATTGAGTTCTTGCAGTCCTGGTATTTTGcttctcagccttttctttcttcatttagCACAGTTTATGTCTTAGTAACCTTGATGAATTCCAGAGGGCTCTGATAAGAACAACTACAAGCAATATGGCTGGTGCACAATGTCGCCAAGTTGTTCAGATACATTGCTACAATTCCCCCTTCTTCTACTTGCACCAGCCAAACCCTTTTCACTGTATTCTCTACCGAGCGGGTCACCAATTTCACTATGCATGGAATAGCACaaagcaatataaaaataactACTAGTAATAACAAAGCTCCCTTTAAGATGTCTTTCAATCATCCAGTTATTACCCATTCCTCAAACCATTCATCCAAGCCCAAATCATTCATAGTCAATTTCTTCATGTTGTCTTCTAGTCGTTTGAGTTTCCTGTGAATGGAAGAGAGGTACATAAAACACATTCCTTCATAATTCTCACACCTGTGCCCATGTGCTAACAGCaaaaaatctatagcagctctattttgcagTGTGCCATGTCTAATATTATCTAAATCAGTGAGCATTTGATTTAAAATAGCTGAACTTGTTTCCactgtgggaatccacaaaatcagagggttttgggaaagttGCAAAAGGCgggcctcagagacagcagaactgtgattagagctaagcagtagccatgagatagatcagcagaaaaattatttaaaaagtagaaaagcaaggacaaatagaacaattgtctgtgtattaacacttgtgTAGAATAACTCTCTAAGATACGTAAAAGTTTTTCTAGCAAGGtattaggaagtttgaagcttaataatggagctctgtgcattgtgttttaaggcttacaagcaggtattgtattcaaaataagcaagcattgttttaaccaaaggtatgtgtgcttatagtggttggatagaactgctgtcaatatgcttttgctttgtgtgattggtcaaaaaacttataaattAAGTTGTACTATTAAGTTCTTGGTTTGCTGCTTGGGATacgagctgctggcatcttcgCATTGTCacaaccatgtaatgagactgatgctgaaaaataaaacagctcaagacACATTCCACAGCAGTCCCGTCCTGTTTGTGGTTTGTAAATAGCCCCCAGCTCTCTCCCTTCAAAGGAGAGACTGTGCAAAGTACTTTACGTTATTTGAATTTCATGAATTCTAATATGATATATATTTCATTAATTGCTCTCAAAAAGAACCAAATCCCCCTATCTTAAGGCACTTTCATAACACCATGTACACACTCCTCAAAGAAAGACCTCCAGTACTTGACCAGAACCATGAATCTAAAATTATTGAAAGGACATAGCCTCTCATTATGTGGGGGACAGAATATGCTTGTGTTTCTAGAGATACTGGACCCCGGTGGATTCCCAGAAGATTTATCAGTCCCTACGTAGAACACAGATCTGAAGACAACCCCTCAAATGAACACAAAGTCAGCTCCCTGTCCCACCATGCCACAGAAGCAGCTTTCTCTtggagatgaagaaaaaagaaattcataTATCCAAACATTGTGACAAGGACACTCATCGCATGTAGACATATCCCACTGATAACATCCATATCAATCTCAAATGCAGACACACCCCtcccttttccatccctctACCAGTGACCATTTATCCCTACccctccctctttcccctcttGAAACTACTCCTTTTACCCTCCCTCAAACTTCCCTTAAAAAAGAGAAGGGAGTGATTGGGAGGAGTTGGTAAGAACTATAGGGGGAACTTAATATTTAAGGATGTCTTAAAATAAGTCAACTAATGTGTGTTTTTACCATCCACAAGTGAAAACTAACCAGTGGGAAAGAAGAAGTATGATTCTTTCGGCCATACCCTCCAGGGCACCCTGCAGGAGTACCGATGCCACCGTTGCCATCTTTATTGTTACCAGTCTTTATCAGCGCCCTCATCCGTATCCAAGTGACCACCAGCTGGATCGTCCCTCGgccaaaacaaaacatctgGGTCACATTGGTGAAGTCATTAAAACAAGACAATCTTTGCATGGCCATGGAAAGTGTAGACGATCCGCTCTtaacatgcctggtgggagtCTCCCTGTCACCAAATGACTGCCCATACGTAGGTATAAAACCCAACCCCTTGGACACCTGGGGCAAATGGACGACGATCCTCCCACACCATGTCTCCACAGAATTTGCTTTTCCAGGCTCAGGATGGTGTTACGGGCAGTGGTGTGAGGCACAGGGTAGGTCTCCAGccatccagtggtggcttccaccatggtcagcaTGTAGTGCATTCCTTggcgtgtctggggcagtgtgatggAGTCAAcctgccaggcctccccatacttgtacttggaccacCGCCCACCgtaccagaggggcttcactcgcttggcctgcttgatggcagcacacgtctcacagtcatggataacctgagaaatactgtccatggttaaaTCCACCCCTtggtctcgtgcccacttacAGGTGGCATCTCTGCCTTGATGACCTGAGGCATCGTGGGCCCATCGAGCTGGGA
Coding sequences within:
- the LOC131559701 gene encoding olfactory receptor 14I1-like, which produces MSNSSSIRHFLLLALADTRQLQLLHFCLLLGITLAALLGNGLIISAVACGHHLHTPMFFFLLNLALTDLGSICTTVPKAMHNSLWDTRNISDTGCVAQLFFFLFFTGADFSLLTIMCYDRYVSICKPLHYGTLLGSRACAHMAAAAWASAFVYSLLHTANTFSLPLCHGNALGQFFCEIPPILKLSCSKSYLRELGFLAVSVCLIFGFFVFIVFSYVQIFRAVLRIPSEQGRHKAFSTCLPHLAVVSLFLSTGSFANLKPPSMSSPSLDLTLSVLYSVVPPALNPLIYSLRNKELKAAVWKLMTGCFQEH